One stretch of Emys orbicularis isolate rEmyOrb1 chromosome 7, rEmyOrb1.hap1, whole genome shotgun sequence DNA includes these proteins:
- the PLCB3 gene encoding 1-phosphatidylinositol 4,5-bisphosphate phosphodiesterase beta-3: protein MAGARPGVHALQLEPLRVPETLIRGSKFIKWDEEPTTQTLVTLRVDPLGFFLYWNAPHMEVDILDISSIRDTRTGRYARVPKDPKLREMLGLGGSEPRPEENLLTVVHGPDLVNISFLNFMAVQEDVAKVWTEELFKLAMNILAQNASRNTFLQKTYTRLKLQVNQESRIPVKNILKMFSADKKRVETALESCGLNFNRSESIKPDEFTLEIFERFLNKLCLRPDIDKILLEIGAKGKPYLSLDQLMDFINQRQRDPRLNEVLYPPLSRAQVRQLIDKYEPNRQFLERDQMSMEGFGRYLGGEENSIVPPEKLDLSDDMSQPLSSYFINSSHNTYLTAGQLTGNSSVEMYRQVLLSGCRCIELDCWKGRPQDEEPFITHGFTMTTEIPFKEVIEAIAESAFKTSPFPVILSFENHVDSAKQQAKMAEYCRSIFGDALLIDPLEKYPLQPGVVLPSPQELMGRILVKNKKRRQRRASKGPEGSSIRKRLLESTVSDAGPGLGDLPSPPPGSHYVEQHKGATPPVIANGEEKAPPERLAKLAEPRKSIDREADSEEEEEEEQPDPKKPTTDEGTASSEVNATEEMSTLVNYIEPVKFKSFQAASKRDKSFEMSSFVETKGLEQLTKSPMEFVEYNKKQLSRIYPKGTRVDSSNYMPQLFWNAGCQMVALNFQSLDLPMQLNLGMFEYNRRSGYLLKPEFMRREDKPFDPFTENIVDGIVANTVKVKIISGQFLSDKRVGIYVEVDMFGLPVDTKRKFRTRPSQGNSFNPVWDEEPFVFPKVVLPTLASLRIAVFEEGGKFVGHRILPVSAIRSGYHYICLRSESNQPLSLPALLVYTEANDYIPDDHQDYAEALINPIKHVSLMDQRAKQLVALIGDSEENAEKPRETPGKQRADVVAEPSTDPRQPPAVLLPPTGSPSVASPGQRDDLIASVLAEVAPQSLEELRQQKGYIKLLKKQYRELKELRKKHMKNISSLNKKQSTRANQLHSDSLRRRSQVERSLRRGHQDANGSLEALEQEVFRQKLELQEGQMRGLLQLRETQHQLERARKKEHLQQAQQRLREIAQDCQAAQLKRVKETSEREKKELQKILDRKRHNSITEAKSREKQKKDVELTEINRRHINESVNSIRRLEEAQKRRQEKLVAGHQEILQQIEEEEPRLVEELERECELEAQALPQEIRRFLQAELEVGVRNGHPPAAPQEEEDESTVL, encoded by the exons GACCCCAAGTTGCGGGAGATGCTGGGATTGGGGGGCTCAGAGCCGCGGCCCGAGGAGAACCTGCTGACTGTGGTGCATGGCCCAGACCTCGTCAACATCAGCTTCCTGAACTTCATGGCAGTGCAGGAGGACGTGGCCAAG GTCTGGACCGAGGAGCTGTTCAAACTGGCTATGAACATTCTGGCCCAAAATGCATCTCGCAACACCTTCCTGCAGAAAAC CTACACCCGGCTCAAACTCCAGGTGAACCAGGAGAGCCGGATCCCAGTGAAGAA CATCTTGAAGATGTTCTCGGCTGATAAGAAGCGTGTGGAGACAGCTCTGGAGTCCTGTGGCCTTAACTTCAATCGG AGTGAGTCGATCAAGCCGGACGAGTTCACCCTGGAGATCTTCGAGCGCTTCCTGAACAAGCTCTGCCTGCGCCCCGACATCGACAAAATCCTGCTGGAGAT tgggGCGAAGGGGAAGCCCTACCTGAGCCTGGACCAGCTGATGGATTTCATCAACCAGCGGCAGCGGGACCCGCGGCTGAACGAGGTGCTGTACCCTCCCCTCAGCCGTGCCCAGGTGCGCCAGCTGATCGACAAGTACGAGCCCAACCGCCAGTTCCTGGAGCGTG accaGATGTCCATGGAGGGGTTCGGGCGCtacctggggggggaggagaacagcATCGTCCCCCCTGAAAAGCTGGACCTGAGCGATGACATGAGCCAGCCACTGAGCAGTTACTTCATCAATTCCTCCCACAACACCTACCTCACAG cgggCCAGCTGACGGGGAACTCCTCGGTGGAGATGTATCGACAGGTGCTGCTGAGCGGCTGCCGCTGCATTGAACTTGACTGCTGGAAGGGGCGGCCCCAGGACGAAGAGCCCTTCATCACGCACGGCTTCACCATGACAACCGAGATCCCTTTCAAG GAGGTGATTGAGGCCATCGCTGAAAGCGCTTTCAAGACCTCCCCATTCCCCGTCATCCTGTCCTTTGAGAACCACGTTGACTC GGCCAAGCAGCAGGCTAAGATGGCCGAGTACTGCCGCAGCATCTTTGGGGATGCTCTACTGATCGATCCCCTGGAGAAGTACCCG CTGCAACCGGGCGTGGTGCTGCCCAGCCCCCAGGAGCTCATGGGCCGCATCCTGGTGAAGAACAAGAAGCGGCGGCAGCGGCGGGCGAGCAAGGGCCCCGAGGGGAGCAGCATCCGCAAGCGCCTGCTGGAGTCCACAGTGAGCGACGCGGGGCCAGGCCTCGGGGATCTGCCCTCGCCCCCACCGG gctcccaCTATGTCGAGCAGCACAAGGGGGCCACCCCTCCGGTCATTGCCAACGGGGAGGAGAAGGCGCCACCGGAGAGACTGGCCAAGCTGGCAGAGCCCCGTAAATCCATtg ACCGGGAGGCTGACagcgaagaggaggaggaggaagagcagccAGACCCCAAGAAGCCCACAACAGATGAG ggcACGGCCAGCAGCGAGGTTAATGCCACCGAGGAGATGTCCACACTGGTGAATTACATCGAACCCGTCAAATTCAAATCCTTCCAGGCCGCCAGCA AGCGGGACAAGTCCTTCGAGATGTCGTCCTTCGTGGAGAccaaggggctggagcagctcaccAAGAGCCCCATGGAGTTTGTCGA ATACAACAAGAAGCAGCTAAGCCGCATCTACCCCAAGGGCACACGGGTCGACTCCTCCAATTACATGCCCCAGCTCTTCTGGAACGCCGGCTGCCAGATGGTGGCACTCAACTTCCAGTCCCTCG ACTTGCCAATGCAGCTGAACCTGGGCATGTTTGAGTACAACCGGCGCAGCGGGTACCTGCTGAAGCCCGAGTTCATGAGGCGTGAGGACAAGCCCTTCGACCCCTTCACTGAGAACATCGTGGACGGCATTGTGGCCAACACGGTCAAGGTCAAG ataaTCTCGGGGCAGTTCCTGTCAGACAAGCGGGTGGGCATCTATGTGGAAGTGGACATGTTTGGCCTCCCCGTCGACACCAAGCGCAAGTTCCGGACACGCCCGTCCCAAGGGAACTCCTTCAACCCCGTCTGGGATGAGGAGCCCTTCGTCTTCCCCAAG GTGGTGCTGCCCACGCTGGCATCCCTGCGCATTGCTGTGTTTGAGGAGGGGGGTAAATTTGTCGGGCACCGGATCCTGCCTGTCTCAGCCATCCGGTCTG GGTACCACTACATCTGCCTGCGCAGTGAGAGCAACCAGCCACTGAGCCTGCCCGCCCTGCTGGTCTACACAGAAGCCAATGATTATATCCCAGACGACCACCAGG ACTACGCAGAGGCCCTGATCAACCCCATTAAACACGTCAGCCTCATGGACCAGCGGGCAAAACAGCTGGTGGCGCTGATTGGAGACAGCGAG GAGAATGCAGAGAAGCCACGGGAAACACCTGGGAAGCAGCGAGCTGATGTGGTGGCCGAGCCCTCCACGGACCCCCGACAGCCACCCGCTGTCCTGCTGccccccaccggcagccccaGTGTCGCCAGCCCAG GGCAAAGGGATGACCTCATTGCCAGCGTCCTCGCAG AGGTGGCCCCCCAGTCCCTGGAGGAGCTGCGGCAGCAAAAGGGCTACATCAAGCTGCTGAAGAAGCAGTACCGGGAGCTGAAGGAGCTACGCAAGAAGCACATGAAGAACATCTCCAGCCTCAACAAGAAGCAGAGCACCCGGGCCAACCAGCTGCACAGCGACAGCCTCCGGCGCCGCTCCCAAGTGGAGCGGAGCCTGCGCCGTGGGCACCAGGA TGCCAACGGCTCACTGGAGGCACTGGAGCAAGAGGTGTTTCGGCAGAagctggagctgcaggaagggcagatGCGGGGACTGCTGCAGCTGCGGGAAACCCAGCACCAGCTGGAGAGAGCCCGCAAAAAGGAGCACCTGCAACAG gcCCAGCAGCGGCTGCGGGAAATTGCCCAGGACTGCCAGGCTGCCCAGCTGAAGAGAGTCAAGGAGACAAGTGAGAG ggagaagaAGGAGCTGCAGAAAATCCTGGACCGCAAGAGGCACAACAGCATCACAGAGGCCAAATCCCGGGAGAAGCAGAAGAAAGACGT GGAGCTGACAGAGATTAACAGGAGACACATCAACGAATCAGTGAACTCCATCCGCAGG CTGGAGGAAGCCCAGAAGCGGCGCCAGGAGAAGCTTGTGGCCGGGCACCAGGAGATCCTACAGCAAATAGAGGAAGAGGAGCCCAGG ctggtggaggagctgGAGCGGGAGTGCGAGCTGGAGGCACAGGCACTGCCCCAGGAGATCCGCCGCTTCCTccaagctgagctggaggtgGGGGTGAGAAATgggcacccccctgctgcccctcaagAAGAGGAGGATGAGAGCACCGTGCTGTGA